One Alicyclobacillus acidoterrestris DNA window includes the following coding sequences:
- a CDS encoding alpha/beta hydrolase, whose protein sequence is MHEHIDIAIRKSIRTAALIDGFWARWLVHGMNPEILSSVRERLTTLESWTDNWEAIAYQTAVEAQNLRRQKSFHEAEHTFRLAALYYNLAQWIFPENCPDKRRLYQLVKEAFRSADDTSPIETRYDEIHLDDGICVGRIRIPKHPVGCIVIINPIDSSKEELFLYEQDFLEANFAVVSFDGPGQGDSYIFHDIKATETNWRQFVDRLIEYAASAFPSLPLFLFGTSFGASWVVYGSCDDRISKSVAVSPAFDRGQMSMPDYFNVRMDCIHGEGPDPFPNFAELNYKNPVFLFHGGKDQMVKHSDIYWLYDMLPSGKQMIEYPDEMHCCNYKLGEIRKLAIQWYNAKD, encoded by the coding sequence ATGCATGAACACATCGATATCGCCATACGTAAATCGATTCGAACAGCGGCACTCATCGATGGATTTTGGGCGCGTTGGCTGGTCCACGGGATGAACCCGGAGATACTCTCGAGCGTCCGTGAACGGCTGACCACACTCGAGTCGTGGACCGATAACTGGGAAGCTATAGCCTATCAAACTGCCGTCGAAGCTCAAAACCTAAGGCGACAAAAGTCGTTTCATGAGGCAGAACATACGTTTCGCTTAGCAGCGCTTTACTATAATCTGGCACAATGGATTTTTCCTGAAAATTGCCCGGACAAACGTCGCCTCTACCAGTTGGTGAAAGAAGCGTTTCGCAGCGCCGACGATACTTCTCCAATTGAAACCAGGTACGACGAAATTCATCTTGACGACGGGATTTGTGTTGGACGAATTCGGATACCCAAGCATCCCGTTGGGTGCATTGTCATCATCAATCCGATTGATTCGTCCAAAGAGGAACTGTTTCTGTACGAACAAGATTTCTTAGAGGCGAATTTCGCCGTCGTGAGCTTTGACGGACCTGGGCAAGGCGACAGCTATATTTTCCATGACATCAAGGCGACAGAGACGAACTGGCGCCAATTTGTCGACAGACTTATCGAATATGCCGCTTCAGCTTTTCCCAGCCTGCCGCTGTTCTTATTTGGAACGAGCTTTGGTGCCTCATGGGTGGTATACGGAAGCTGCGATGATCGAATCTCCAAATCTGTAGCGGTCAGTCCAGCATTTGATAGAGGCCAGATGTCCATGCCAGACTACTTCAATGTGCGAATGGACTGTATTCATGGGGAGGGGCCTGATCCATTCCCGAACTTCGCCGAATTGAATTACAAGAACCCGGTATTTCTGTTTCATGGCGGCAAAGATCAAATGGTCAAGCACTCCGATATTTATTGGCTATACGACATGCTGCCAAGCGGAAAACAAATGATTGAATACCCGGATGAAATGCATTGCTGTAATTACAAACTGGGTGAAATTCGAAAACTCGCCATCCAGTGGTACAACGCCAAAGATTGA
- a CDS encoding ATP-binding protein, which translates to MKHFLGKMIRPSLKDSQAERMFPPLPTYLDKRDAQQKALVGWAARRIGQLLTLEVEDTDLLFYRAFTYQPSQKSESDFDNILGCAERLVQLGPGAEHALTGHQGTSLNAQLEACLRKVQQEFCEEDSGLAKRIAPSHVEKEHRASAQNVIDEWNPDVWQIYRDVMFAATQKKFLLIAEHEVNAYIEGRTLLEMEIRERADITTCRQAAQQMFLDLQHDKSSVMGYLLAISEAVTNILKHAEYGTITLVENGESIHAIIKDTGPGFNLRDLPKTTLLAGYSTKKSLGQGFTLMMKMSAQVLLSTTSTGSTIILVFNKKADGERNHA; encoded by the coding sequence GTGAAGCATTTTCTCGGAAAAATGATTCGTCCTTCGCTAAAGGATAGTCAAGCAGAGCGGATGTTTCCTCCACTGCCAACATATCTGGACAAACGCGATGCACAGCAAAAGGCGCTTGTTGGATGGGCCGCACGAAGAATCGGACAACTCCTCACGCTTGAGGTAGAGGATACAGACCTTTTGTTTTATCGAGCGTTTACGTATCAACCGTCTCAAAAGAGCGAAAGTGACTTTGATAACATTCTCGGATGTGCAGAGCGCCTCGTTCAATTGGGCCCGGGCGCAGAACACGCTTTGACCGGTCATCAAGGCACAAGCCTCAACGCACAACTGGAGGCGTGCCTAAGAAAGGTCCAACAGGAGTTTTGCGAAGAGGATTCAGGTCTCGCGAAACGAATCGCTCCGTCTCACGTGGAAAAAGAGCACCGGGCTTCCGCTCAAAACGTGATAGACGAATGGAATCCAGATGTGTGGCAGATTTATCGCGATGTGATGTTTGCAGCAACGCAAAAAAAGTTTCTGCTCATCGCTGAACATGAAGTGAATGCGTATATAGAGGGCCGCACACTGCTCGAGATGGAAATTCGGGAACGAGCGGACATTACGACGTGTCGGCAGGCCGCTCAACAAATGTTCCTAGATTTACAGCACGACAAATCATCCGTGATGGGGTACTTATTGGCGATTAGTGAAGCGGTGACCAACATCCTGAAGCACGCCGAGTACGGAACCATTACGCTCGTGGAAAACGGCGAGTCGATTCACGCCATCATCAAAGATACGGGACCCGGATTCAATTTGAGAGACCTTCCCAAAACGACTTTGCTCGCCGGTTATTCTACCAAAAAATCATTAGGACAGGGATTTACGCTGATGATGAAAATGAGTGCGCAAGTCTTATTATCTACGACGTCAACCGGCTCAACCATCATCCTTGTCTTCAACAAGAAAGCCGATGGTGAACGAAATCATGCATGA
- a CDS encoding SDR family oxidoreductase, translating to MIHFDSFEGRTIAITGASRGIGRETAKWLGTLGANVALGARTEDELDEIATLVEQSGGHALPMYLDVTDEQSVLQFRDACVEQFGRVDGLVNSAGVGTFAPVLELSTDAFEQMLSVNVKGTFLCAKYFAQQMVQQRSGHIVNISSIAGTVALPGGGGYSASKFGVIGLSRVLQVELRRSGVQVTSVLPGAVNSSFWDSLQDKPDMASMIPLSTLARHIIYLLSEQEGAFVDEVTIMPPFGIL from the coding sequence ATGATTCACTTTGATTCATTTGAAGGAAGGACCATTGCCATCACCGGCGCAAGCCGTGGCATTGGTCGTGAGACAGCAAAATGGCTTGGCACTTTAGGCGCAAACGTCGCGTTAGGCGCCCGCACAGAAGATGAACTAGACGAAATTGCCACGCTCGTCGAACAATCTGGTGGACATGCACTCCCCATGTATCTGGACGTGACGGATGAACAGTCCGTTCTGCAGTTCCGCGACGCATGTGTCGAGCAATTTGGCCGTGTGGACGGCTTGGTCAACAGTGCGGGCGTCGGTACGTTTGCGCCTGTACTCGAACTTTCTACGGATGCGTTCGAGCAGATGTTGTCCGTCAATGTCAAAGGGACGTTCTTGTGCGCCAAATACTTCGCGCAACAGATGGTTCAACAACGAAGCGGACACATTGTCAACATTTCATCGATTGCGGGAACAGTCGCGCTTCCTGGCGGCGGTGGCTACTCTGCTTCCAAATTTGGCGTAATCGGGTTATCCCGCGTCTTACAGGTGGAACTGCGGAGAAGTGGCGTGCAAGTGACATCCGTTTTACCGGGCGCAGTGAACAGTTCATTTTGGGATTCTCTTCAAGACAAACCTGACATGGCGTCCATGATTCCCTTGTCCACGCTTGCCAGGCATATTATCTACTTGCTTTCTGAGCAAGAAGGCGCGTTTGTGGATGAAGTGACCATCATGCCTCCATTCGGCATCTTATAG
- a CDS encoding 6-carboxytetrahydropterin synthase: MMYMSRKVTFSAAHFYRIDNWSEEENQRAFGPCSNPNGHGHDYTLEVMVRGDIDEKTGIVVNIVDVDKVVQDFLHAEIDGKFLNHEHPYFHENLPTTENIVNFIWDSLQDKFSDCELHHLRLHENDFLYSEKEFGPMVQLTRKYHFSAAHRLHSDQLTDEENVKLFGKCNNPHGHGHNYKLEVTVRGPIDPVTGMVIGLAELDETVSRIVLQQFDHKHLNLDTEQFKTLNPTSEVVATVIWDMLCDHVPNLYKVGLWETEKNYFEYYGDGQGVSK; the protein is encoded by the coding sequence ATGATGTATATGTCCCGGAAGGTAACCTTTTCGGCAGCCCATTTTTACCGGATTGACAATTGGAGCGAAGAAGAAAATCAGCGCGCATTTGGGCCGTGCAGCAACCCAAACGGTCACGGCCACGACTACACATTAGAAGTGATGGTGCGCGGTGACATCGATGAGAAGACCGGGATTGTGGTCAATATCGTGGACGTGGATAAGGTTGTCCAAGACTTCTTACACGCAGAAATCGACGGGAAGTTTTTGAATCATGAACATCCATATTTCCACGAGAACTTACCGACCACAGAAAACATCGTAAATTTCATCTGGGATTCATTACAAGATAAATTTTCGGACTGTGAACTGCATCATCTCCGATTGCACGAGAATGACTTCCTATATTCAGAAAAGGAGTTCGGGCCCATGGTGCAACTGACGAGAAAATACCACTTTAGTGCCGCGCACCGTCTGCACAGCGACCAGTTAACGGACGAGGAAAACGTAAAACTCTTTGGGAAATGTAACAACCCACATGGCCACGGACACAACTACAAACTGGAGGTCACCGTGCGCGGACCAATCGACCCCGTCACCGGTATGGTGATTGGACTCGCCGAGCTAGATGAGACCGTTTCCCGCATTGTGTTACAGCAGTTTGATCACAAACATCTGAATCTGGATACAGAGCAATTTAAGACGCTTAACCCTACATCCGAAGTCGTTGCAACGGTTATCTGGGACATGTTATGCGACCACGTTCCAAACCTGTATAAAGTTGGGCTTTGGGAAACTGAGAAAAACTACTTCGAGTATTACGGGGACGGTCAGGGAGTGAGCAAATGA
- the folE gene encoding GTP cyclohydrolase I FolE gives MDKHQLITDHIRSLLQLIGENPNREGLLDTPNRVAKMYEEVFAGVGIAPETALTTTFAEDYEGMVIVKDIDYYTFCEHHLIPFYGKAHIAYLPSGRVVGLSKFARLVELVSKRPQVQERMTQQIADAVMNVLEPKGVIVTLDGIHLCMCARGVKKPGTSTVTTVKLGAFSEHASLVQEFEQALSRQ, from the coding sequence ATGGACAAACACCAGCTCATCACGGACCACATTCGCTCGCTTCTACAACTCATTGGCGAAAATCCGAACCGTGAGGGACTCTTAGACACCCCAAATCGCGTCGCCAAAATGTATGAAGAAGTATTCGCGGGTGTGGGCATCGCCCCAGAGACCGCACTGACGACGACCTTTGCGGAGGACTATGAAGGAATGGTCATCGTCAAGGACATTGATTACTACACCTTTTGCGAACACCACCTCATCCCATTTTACGGGAAAGCGCACATAGCTTATTTACCCAGTGGACGCGTGGTGGGACTCAGCAAATTTGCGCGGTTGGTTGAACTCGTGTCGAAAAGGCCACAAGTACAAGAGAGAATGACACAGCAAATCGCAGATGCCGTGATGAATGTACTAGAGCCAAAAGGTGTCATCGTGACATTGGATGGGATACATCTGTGTATGTGTGCCAGAGGCGTAAAAAAGCCCGGTACTTCGACTGTAACAACAGTCAAACTCGGCGCGTTTTCCGAACATGCTTCCCTGGTTCAGGAGTTCGAACAAGCTCTATCAAGGCAATAA
- a CDS encoding STAS domain-containing protein: protein MLDVKTKLAPPTVTLSLSGSLDINGVDILEDEIAKVNFEAIDVAEIDFEEIEFIDSTGIGSIVNFTQFLAERRIDKKFVGVSEEVKEVFSIIGLSDILS, encoded by the coding sequence ATGCTTGATGTAAAGACGAAACTCGCACCACCAACCGTCACTTTGTCCTTGTCCGGTTCACTAGATATCAATGGCGTGGACATCCTCGAAGACGAGATCGCGAAAGTGAACTTTGAGGCCATCGATGTAGCAGAAATCGACTTTGAAGAGATTGAATTCATCGATTCAACCGGCATTGGCTCCATTGTGAACTTCACTCAGTTCTTGGCTGAGCGGCGAATCGATAAAAAATTTGTCGGTGTGAGCGAAGAGGTGAAGGAAGTCTTCTCCATTATCGGGTTGAGCGACATCCTTAGCTAA
- a CDS encoding flagellar assembly protein A, translated as MKDTIVTRGKTIQEAIQKAANHYQVPEDEIEYEVVRTGRRNRVFIIRSAVIEARRKTPSIERFDAQPSAVPAAAPSATELVHWVEPEHIKDISTFEETITEGTVWVSNNRVFCKNGTYHYARIKPARGVLVRLNGQVVDTTTVVSEEDVIDVELQHETVEPQMKLTVSEDRMHVYLDVVPGYRVMRQLKDCPPRRELILEVQEVKQIVNGITELQVLQDLKKLGVKFGIDLNEIKRACSAQEPVTCVVAQGIKPMPGKDAEFEPTWLARKQHKDVLSISDKIDWREQFSLPTVKAGEVIGRVIPATAGVPGTNVFNQEVFPEPPKELTLVAQRGTALYEGGNRIVAIESGRIVVQKRSGVLNFSVLPQYVHRGDVNMKTGNIRFHGDVYILGNIEEGVTVECGGNLHVTGTVAHCVVITGGDVFIHGAAVGANIICGRTNFLWDTILPTFRSIHEDLIDLIAAIKQLEMNRSFSKVDLRRHGLQPLLKLLLEVKFKDLPARIRQISESIKQEKQNVDPDLEQIVDFMEKAFLYFHPLVTNLAQLESLSDFMMSVISSIEFDSNKRMNIKAQSLTNCVIKSGWNVAVERFCYGSDVLCRGGMRVDGILRGGRVEAGEFIEVNEIGSNSGAQTIVAVSRKDGYITAEIVGMDTLIRISNLSKRTHTMEISVRAHIDSEGNLKLS; from the coding sequence ATGAAAGATACGATAGTGACGAGAGGTAAAACCATTCAAGAAGCAATTCAGAAGGCGGCAAATCACTACCAGGTGCCAGAGGACGAAATCGAGTATGAGGTCGTTCGAACAGGTCGTCGCAATCGAGTCTTTATCATTCGCTCGGCAGTCATTGAAGCGAGGAGGAAAACTCCATCTATCGAGCGCTTCGACGCGCAACCGAGTGCGGTTCCTGCAGCGGCACCTTCAGCCACAGAACTCGTCCATTGGGTCGAACCTGAGCACATCAAGGACATATCCACTTTCGAAGAAACCATCACCGAAGGGACGGTCTGGGTTTCCAATAACCGCGTGTTTTGCAAGAACGGAACGTATCACTATGCGCGCATCAAGCCGGCTCGGGGCGTCCTTGTGCGCCTCAACGGTCAGGTTGTCGACACCACGACCGTCGTCAGCGAAGAAGATGTGATTGACGTCGAACTTCAACATGAGACCGTTGAGCCACAAATGAAATTAACGGTGTCTGAAGATAGGATGCACGTATATTTAGATGTGGTTCCCGGCTACCGGGTGATGAGACAGTTAAAAGACTGTCCACCTCGCCGAGAATTAATCCTCGAAGTTCAAGAAGTCAAGCAGATAGTAAACGGCATTACCGAACTACAAGTCCTTCAAGATTTAAAGAAACTCGGCGTCAAATTCGGCATTGACCTCAACGAAATCAAGCGCGCGTGTAGCGCACAGGAGCCGGTGACCTGTGTCGTGGCCCAAGGCATCAAGCCGATGCCTGGCAAGGATGCCGAGTTTGAGCCCACCTGGTTGGCGCGGAAGCAACACAAAGACGTTTTATCGATTTCGGACAAAATTGACTGGCGAGAGCAGTTCAGTCTGCCCACTGTCAAAGCTGGAGAAGTCATTGGCCGCGTTATCCCAGCCACAGCAGGTGTACCCGGAACCAATGTGTTCAACCAAGAAGTGTTTCCTGAGCCGCCAAAGGAACTGACGCTCGTCGCGCAGCGCGGAACCGCGTTATACGAGGGTGGCAACCGCATCGTCGCGATCGAATCTGGACGTATTGTGGTTCAAAAGCGCTCTGGGGTGCTCAACTTCAGCGTATTGCCACAATATGTGCACCGCGGAGACGTCAACATGAAAACCGGCAATATCCGGTTTCATGGGGATGTCTATATCTTAGGCAACATAGAAGAAGGCGTCACCGTCGAGTGTGGCGGAAACTTGCATGTGACCGGTACAGTCGCACATTGTGTCGTGATAACTGGTGGAGATGTGTTCATTCATGGGGCTGCTGTCGGTGCCAACATCATCTGTGGTCGAACCAATTTCCTGTGGGATACCATCCTGCCAACCTTCAGATCTATTCATGAAGATTTAATCGATTTAATTGCGGCCATCAAACAACTGGAAATGAACCGGTCATTCAGTAAAGTCGATCTCCGAAGACATGGTCTGCAGCCCTTGCTCAAACTATTACTCGAGGTGAAATTCAAAGACCTCCCAGCTCGAATTCGACAAATCAGTGAGTCCATCAAACAAGAAAAACAAAATGTAGACCCTGACTTAGAGCAGATTGTCGACTTTATGGAGAAGGCGTTTCTCTATTTTCACCCACTGGTCACCAACCTAGCGCAACTCGAATCTCTTTCGGACTTCATGATGTCCGTCATTTCGTCGATTGAATTCGATTCAAATAAACGAATGAATATTAAGGCCCAAAGTTTGACCAATTGCGTGATTAAGTCCGGATGGAATGTCGCGGTTGAGCGATTCTGTTACGGCTCAGACGTTCTTTGCAGAGGCGGCATGCGGGTCGATGGCATTTTGCGCGGCGGTCGAGTTGAAGCCGGTGAATTCATTGAGGTCAACGAAATCGGATCGAACAGTGGCGCGCAAACCATCGTCGCCGTATCGCGTAAAGACGGCTACATCACCGCAGAGATTGTCGGGATGGACACCCTGATACGCATATCAAACCTATCCAAACGAACCCACACGATGGAGATATCCGTCCGAGCCCATATCGATTCCGAAGGAAATCTCAAATTGAGTTAA
- a CDS encoding PP2C family protein-serine/threonine phosphatase, which translates to MKTNELLHQFRKYLNTVDDSGDELRAAEFIQKMLLDDEIPPCPSLSCAGISLPAYRLSGDYYDFIYDPANGRYWIFVGDVMGKGIPASLLMVMVRATVRVLTNYNQTPSELVRNLNNFLLGDMTRLRAFSTLFCGQFNVHSGQFTYTSAGHPSPIIVRKHSGQAEKLEVKGTVVGLLKDREYKDFSTPFELGDLLILCTDGILEAMNADKVQYGYERLGESAVAHQHHNVHEIIHHIAGDVREFAQEIRRDDVTLVAVRREKGGGQDERYDSDER; encoded by the coding sequence ATGAAGACGAACGAGCTGCTGCATCAATTCCGAAAGTACCTAAATACCGTGGACGACTCAGGGGACGAGCTACGGGCGGCCGAGTTTATTCAAAAAATGCTCCTGGACGATGAGATTCCACCATGTCCGTCTCTATCGTGTGCAGGCATCTCCTTGCCGGCGTATCGACTCAGCGGAGATTACTACGATTTTATTTACGATCCCGCCAACGGCCGCTACTGGATATTTGTTGGCGATGTCATGGGCAAAGGCATTCCTGCATCACTGCTCATGGTCATGGTCCGCGCCACCGTTCGCGTATTGACAAATTACAACCAGACGCCGAGCGAACTCGTACGTAACTTGAACAACTTTCTATTGGGCGATATGACGCGCCTACGCGCCTTTTCAACCCTGTTTTGTGGGCAATTCAATGTCCACTCGGGTCAATTTACATATACCTCTGCTGGGCATCCGAGTCCGATTATCGTCAGGAAACACAGCGGACAGGCGGAGAAACTGGAGGTCAAGGGAACCGTCGTCGGCTTATTAAAAGATAGAGAATACAAGGACTTTTCCACCCCATTCGAACTAGGTGACTTACTCATCCTGTGCACCGATGGGATTTTGGAGGCCATGAACGCCGACAAAGTACAGTACGGCTACGAGCGGCTCGGTGAGTCCGCTGTCGCACATCAACATCACAACGTTCACGAGATCATCCACCATATTGCCGGCGATGTGAGGGAATTTGCGCAAGAAATCAGACGGGATGACGTGACACTCGTCGCGGTTCGACGCGAGAAGGGAGGGGGTCAAGATGAAAGATACGATAGTGACGAGAGGTAA
- a CDS encoding STAS domain-containing protein yields the protein MDISVRVDKAFSSTVLAVVGEVDFSTVEQVLSLMDKHRLDNVVLDWSGISFIDSTGIGLILRAIMEIRDAGGQITIVSIPTPIEQVLEEMGVMDIICEFMKENV from the coding sequence ATGGATATCTCAGTTCGAGTGGACAAAGCTTTCAGTTCAACTGTCCTAGCAGTCGTGGGCGAAGTCGATTTTTCCACAGTAGAGCAGGTGCTCTCCCTAATGGACAAGCATAGATTGGACAACGTCGTTCTCGACTGGAGTGGAATCAGTTTCATTGATTCTACAGGCATCGGCCTGATTCTGCGCGCCATTATGGAGATTCGAGATGCGGGTGGTCAAATAACTATCGTTTCCATCCCGACGCCAATCGAGCAAGTTCTGGAGGAGATGGGCGTTATGGACATCATCTGTGAATTCATGAAGGAAAACGTATGA